From Vigna unguiculata cultivar IT97K-499-35 chromosome 5, ASM411807v1, whole genome shotgun sequence, the proteins below share one genomic window:
- the LOC114186026 gene encoding uncharacterized protein LOC114186026 has translation MVCFCFLVDQRREMQRSKPAAGICSRCGGGASVADMKTATRFCCVPFYWKSWRAIVCTFCGAVLRSYQH, from the coding sequence ATGGTGTGCTTCTGCTTTCTGGTGGACCAGCGGCGGGAGATGCAGCGGAGCAAGCCGGCGGCCGGAATCTGCTCCCGCTGCGGAGGCGGAGCCAGTGTTGCAGACATGAAGACGGCCACAAGGTTCTGCTGTGTTCCCTTCTATTGGAAATCGTGGAGAGCCATTGTTTGCACTTTCTGTGGAGCCGTTCTTCGCTCTTACCAACACTGA
- the LOC114184858 gene encoding formimidoyltransferase-cyclodeaminase: MLKSVVGCCKVYISESRNRIALESIEQASKLFPLAPIINKFEDVTYNRVGYTLVSEMGVSGPSHLANAVLAMVKAAFDTIDFEVHSGTHPRLGVVDHICFHPLLDASLDQAATTARCLATDMGSTLQVPTYLYGAAHEEGRTLDSIRRVFGYFKPNCNENQWIGGLKSESLPLNPDSGPSQVTPAKGVAVIGATNWVDNYNIPLLSSDINAVRRIAKRVSGRGGGLPSVQAMALAHGEGVIEVACNLLDPNKVGGERVQEEVESIAREDGVSVGRGYYTDFSQDQIISSYFKLFQNRI, encoded by the exons ATGTTGAAATCCGTTGTGGGTTGCTGCAAGGTGTACATATCAGAGAGCAGGAACAGAATTGCGTTGGAATCAATAGAACAAGCTTCCAAGCTTTTCCCTTTGGCTCCCATAATCAACAAGTTCGAGGATGTGACCTACAACAGAGTTGGCTACACCCTTGTCTCTGAAATGGGTGTTTCAGGGCCATCTCACCTGGCAAATGCTGTGTTAGCAATGGTGAAGGCTGCTTTTGACACCATTGATTTTGAGGTTCACTCTGGTACTCATCCTCGACTTGGTGTTGTGGATCACATTTGTTTTCACCCCTTGCTTGATGCTTCCTTGGATCAAGCAGCTACCACTGCTAGGTGTTTAGCCACGGACATGGGTTCTACTCTTCAAG TTCCCACTTATCTATATGGAGCAGCTCATGAAGAGGGGAGGACACTTGATTCAATCAGAAGAGTATTTGGTTATTTTAAGCCAAATTGTAACGAAAATCAGTGGATTGGGGGGCTAAAATCAGAGTCTTTACCACTGAATCCTGATAGTGGTCCTTCTCAAGTAACACCAGCAAAAGGTGTTGCTGTGATTGGAGCCACCAATTGGGTTGATAACTACAATATCCCTCTATTGTCTTCTGATATTAATGCAGTTCGGAGAATTGCCAAACGGGTGAGTGGAAGAGGTGGTGGACTTCCCTCTGTACAGGCCATGGCACTTGCACATGGTGAAGGTGTCATTGAGGTGGCTTGTAATTTGTTGGATCCAAATAAAGTTGGTGGTGAAAGAGTACAAGAAGAAGTTGAAAGCATAGCAAGGGAAGATGGTGTTTCAGTGGGAAGGGGATACTACACAGACTTCTCACAGGATCAAATAATTTCAAGTTACTTCAAGTTGTTTCAAAACAGAATATGA
- the LOC114184857 gene encoding QWRF motif-containing protein 3-like, translating to MKTPNGSPVSSPSPKPRQLRIRESSSRFLPSPPNSTTHSAECHSPVRRKSSSPNRRHAITEDPGPTRHQLWPSSAVAKRNSGTLADHITEDRIIEGTTDTPIIIGGSARHVAKLATPSESPSPSSKRPVYSNLAPGRLLLDENAKSFSSRRHSCSSRNSIDSEPDAGKTTPRKTDVAVEHSSVATTTLRRPRRGTSESNIANMNGDSSAVKRFTLKTAIRRANSLAGSYKSSKSSWALSPGRAESPAMSVESMDKPMSFSGFKHHPTSPTTKVKGVEKLLNMGFDLFKSKKSAGFGSLSPIGFGVSSEVVHKLRLFDNRLMQWRFANARAQVVNGTISHKAESNLICVWDALTKLQRSVLKKKIQFVREKLEMKVAFVLYSQMKLLECWVGMERQHLKAITAIKECLHSVVCRVPLLEGAKVNMQSTSIALRHATDLTARIKPILTTLSSSEVDKIAATLSELAKVVAQEKQLLQEFYDLFQAIYVFEVQERSVKCNLVQLEVWQQKYELQQPLTEITL from the exons ATGAAAACGCCGAACGGTTCACCCGTTTCTAGTCCATCTCCGAAACCTCGCCAACTCCGAATCCGCGAATCAAGTTCACGGTTTCTCCCTTCACCTCCCAACTCAACCACACACTCCGCAGAATGCCACTCCCCTGTCCGCCGCAAATCCTCCAGCCCAAACCGGCGCCATGCCATCACGGAGGACCCGGGTCCCACGCGCCACCAACTATGGCCTTCGTCTGCGGTGGCGAAGAGAAACTCCGGTACTCTCGCCGACCACATCACCGAAGACAGAATCATAGAGGGCACAACTGATACACCCATCATCATTGGTGGCTCTGCGAGACACGTGGCGAAATTAGCAACACCCTCAGAATCACCTTCACCATCTTCTAAGAGACCCGTTTACAGCAACTTGGCTCCTGGAAGATTGTTGCTGGACGAGAACGCCAAGTCCTTCTCTTCGAGGAGACACTCGTGTTCTTCTAGAAACTCTATCGATTCGGAACCTGACGCGGGAAAAACAACGCCGAGAAAAACTGACGTGGCGGTTGAACATTCGAGTGTTGCAACAACAACGTTGAGAAGACCTCGTAGGGGAACTTCAGAGTCCAATATTGCGAACATGAACGGTGACTCGTCGGCTGTGAAACGGTTCACGTTGAAAACGGCTATTAGAAGGGCTAATTCGCTTGCGGGATCGTACAAGAGTTCGAAGTCTTCGTGGGCTTTGTCTCCTGGGAGAGCGGAGTCGCCGGCTATGTCGGTTGAGAGCATGGATAAACCGATGTCGTTTTCGGGCTTCAAGCACCATCCCACTAGTCCTACTACCAAGGTCAAAGGGGTGGAGAAGTTGCTCAACATGGGCTTTGATCTTTTCAAGAGTAAGAAAAGCGCTGGGTTTGGGTCTCTTTCGCCCATTGGTTTTGGTGTCAGCTCCGAGGTTGTTCATAAGCTTCGTTTGTTTGATAATCGGTTGATGCAATGGCGGTTTGCAAATGCTAGAGCCCAGGTTGTGAATGGAACCATTTCTCACAAGGCTGAG AGCAATTTGATATGTGTTTGGGATGCTCTCACAAAGTTACAGCGTTCTGTTCTGAAAAAGAAGATACAATTTGTCAGAGAAAAGCTTGAAATGAAGGTCGCTTTTGTTCTGTATTCTCAG ATGAAGCTATTAGAATGTTGGGTAGGTATGGAAAGGCAACACTTAAAAGCAATAACCGCCATCAAAGAGTGTCTGCATTCTGTTGTTTGCAGAGTTCCTCTTTTGGAAGGTGCTAAG GTTAACATGCAATCAACATCTATTGCTCTACGGCATGCAACTGATCTCACGGCTCGCATCAAGCCAATTTTAACAACTTTATCATCTTCC GAGGTTGATAAGATTGCTGCAACGCTATCAGAATTAGCAAAAGTTGTAGCACAAGAGAAACAACTCTTACAAGAGTTCTATGATCTTTTCCAGGCCATATACGTCTTTGAG GTTCAAGAAAGAAGTGTAAAGTGCAATCTCGTTCAACTAGAAGTCTGGCAGCAAAAATATGAACTGCAACAACCACTAACTGAGATCACTTTGTAG
- the LOC114184856 gene encoding probable galacturonosyltransferase 10, producing MRRRATDFRRPVRKKVPDALWWALCCAVILLFVYILSKGNKIESRPALSKRTYKHDKIMEGLNITEEMLNSNSVTRQLNDQISLAKAFVVIAKESNNLQFAWELSAQIHNSQRLLSNAATRRVPLTTRETEKAIRDMALLLYQAQQLHYDSATMIMRFKAKIQALEEQMNLVTEKSSKYGQIAAEEVPKSLYCLGVRLTTEWFRNFNLQKKSKDKRQMEMKLKDNNLYHFCVFSDNILATSVVVNSTAMNSKNPNMIVFHLVTDEINYAAMKAWFAVNDFHGVSVEVQKFEDFTWLNASYVPVLKQLQDSEIQSYYFSGNSDEGRTPIKFRNPKYLSMLNHLRFYIPEVFPSLKKVVFLDDDVVVQKDLSDLFSIDLNGNVNGAVETCMETFHRYHKYLNYSHPLIHAHFDPDACGWAFGMNVFDLVQWRKKNVTGIYHYWQEKNVDRTLWKLGTLPPGLLTFYGLTQPLDPSWHVLGFGYTNVDPQLIERGAVLHFNGNSKPWLKIGIEKYKPLWEKYVEYSHPLLQQCNFH from the exons ATGCGGCGACGAGCGACGGATTTTCGCAGGCCAGTGCGTAAGAAGGTTCCAGATGCTCTGTGGTGGGCATTGTGCTGTGCAGTGATTCTTCTCTTTGTCTATATTCTGAGCAAAGGGAACAAAATTGAGTCCAGACCCGCTTTGTccaag AGAACTTACAAGCATGATAAGATTATGGAAGGCCTTAATATTACTGAAGAGATGTTAAACTCTAACTCGGTCACAAGACAACTCAATGATCAGATATCTCTGGCAAAAGCTTTTGTCGTAATTGCAAAAGAAAGCAACAATCTCCAATTTGCTTGGGAATTAAGTGCTCAGATCCACAATTCACAGAGGCTCCTCTCAAATGCTGCAACTAGGCGTGTTCCTTTGACAACAAGGGAAACAGAAAAGGCTATCCGTGATATGGCATTATTGTTATACCAAGCCCAGCAGCTCCATTATGATAGTGCAACCATGATCATGAGATTCAAAGCAAAAATTCAAGCTCTTGAGGAACAGATGAATTTAGTTACTGAAAAGAGTTCGAAATACGGACAAATTGCTGCTGAAGAAGTTCCAAAAAGTCTGTACTGCCTTGGTGTTCGGTTGACAACGGAATGGTTCAGAAACTTTAATCTGCAAAAGAAATCGAAGGACAAAAGACAAATGGAGATGAAGCTCAAGGATAACAACCTTTACCACTTCTGTGTTTTCTCTGATAACATTCTTGCAACTTCAGTTGTGGTCAATTCAACTGCAATGAATTCTAAAAATCCCAACATGATTGTTTTTCACCTTGTCACTGATGAAATAAACTATGCTGCGATGAAGGCATGGTTTGCCGTGAACGATTTCCATGGAGTGTCTGTGGAAGTGCAGAAGTTTGAAGACTTTACTTGGTTAAATGCATCGTATGTTCCTGTGCTCAAGCAACTTCAAGACTCTGAAATACAGAGCTACTACTTTTCTGGCAACAGTGATGAGGGAAGAACACCTATCAAGTTTCGTAACCCTAAATATCTATCAATGCTTAATCACCTGAGATTCTACATACCTGAAGTCTTTCCCTCACTAAAGAAGGTGGTGTTCTTGGATGATGATGTTGTGGTTCAGAAGGATCTTTCTGATCTTTTTTCCATTGATCTGAATGGTAATGTAAATGGAGCTGTTGAAACATGCATGGAGACATTTCACAGATACCACAAATATTTGAACTACTCTCATCCTCTTATACATGCACATTTTGACCCTGATGCTTGTGGATGGGCATTTGGGATGAATGTATTTGATTTGGTTCAATGGAGGAAAAAGAACGTAACTGGCATTTACCATTACTGGCAGGAGAAGAACGTGGACCGGACATTGTGGAAACTTGGTACCTTGCCGCCTGGACTGTTGACATTTTATGGATTAACTCAGCCCTTAGATCCATCGTGGCACGTTTTGGGTTTTGGCTACACCAATGTTGATCCTCAGTTGATAGAGAGGGGTGCTGTGCTACATTTCAATGGAAATTCCAAGCCATGGTTGAAGATTGGGATAGAGAAGTACAAGCCCCTGTGGGAAAAATATGTTGAATACTCTCATCCTTTATTGCAGCAGTGTAACTTCCACTGA